The region GGCAGTTCCAATCCTTACTTGCCCCGTTACGAACAAAAGATGAGTTTTTAGGGGTTTAATGGAAGCTACAATCTTAAACTTTTTACTCTAACGTAAAGATGAGCAATAGCAATATGCGTTTGCTCGATCGTCTTGTTAGCAGTTTTATTTATTTGCGAATCTGTTTAACAATATATCTTCAACGTTTTGGCGTGAGTCAATCGCTGATAAAACATAAACATAATTATCTGAAACTCTATAAATAATTCTCCAAGGTTCTATTATTAATTCTCGATACAATAAAATTCCATAGTCCTGTAGTTCTGGGACAATCCTACCACGATTAGGAAAAGTAAAAAGTCTTGAACATTTATCTTTGATTTTGTGGAACACAGTCAGCGCATTATCAATGCTGTCTTT is a window of bacterium DNA encoding:
- a CDS encoding type II toxin-antitoxin system RelE/ParE family toxin — encoded protein: MHKYKVIWSHVAEGDLSKIIEYIAKDSIDNALTVFHKIKDKCSRLFTFPNRGRIVPELQDYGILLYRELIIEPWRIIYRVSDNYVYVLSAIDSRQNVEDILLNRFANK